The window GACGGGTCGGGGATCTACGTCGAGGACGACGGCGCGGGGATTCCGGAGGCCGAGCGCGACGAGGTGTTCGTCGACGGCTACACCACCGGCGCGTCCGGCACCGGGCTAGGGCTGACGATCATCCAGCAGGTCGTCTCGGCGCACGGCTGGGAGATCGCCGTGACGGAGAGCGCCGCCGGCGGGGCCCGGTTCGAGATCACCGGGATGGAGTTCGTCGGGGACGGAACGAACGGCGACAGGTAGCGAGGGGTCAGTTGTGGTCTCCGTCGGGTGACGCTCCGTCTCGGTTGCGGTCGATACGGACACGGCAGCGAGCGATTGCGGGAGTGAGTGTAGTACGTCGTGAGCGAAGTCGTTTATAACCCCGATCGTGGTGTCGCTGTCAGATTTTTATAAGTGATCGACGCTTCCGCGGTGAAGGTCTCCAAAGCCCCAGCCGCTCGTTTTAAGTAGCTGATCCAATTTTGACGGTGAACACCTCCAAAGCCCCACCCCGCCCGCACCGCAACCGCACCTCACACCTCCCCAGCCTCGCGGTTCGCGCTCTGCGAGCGCTCACCGCGTCCCTCGCGGGCTGGCTCGCGGCCGCCGGTGGCGGCCGCTCGCAGGCGCGCCGACCGCATCCGCCTTTTATAAGTAATCCTCGCCGTCGCTCACCGGTTAGTCGTGACGGAAGCAGCGCGAGCCGGTGAACGCCATCGCCATGTCGTGCTCGTCGGCGGCGGCGATCACGTCCTCGTCGTTGACGGAGCCGCCCGGCTGGATCACGGCCTCGATCCCGGCCTCGGCGGCCTCCTCGACGGCGTCCGGAAACGGGAAGAAGGCGTCAGAGGCCATCACGGCGCCCTCCGCGGACTTGCCCTCCGCGTCCTTCTCGGCCTTCATCGCCGCGAGCGTCACGGCGTCGACGCGGGACACCTGCCCCATCCCGACGCCGACCGTCTCGGTGCCGGTCGCGAACAGGATGCCGTTCGACTTGACGTGTTTGAGCGTCTTCCACGCGAACAGCATCGTCTCCAGCTGCTCGTCGGTTGGTTCGCGCTCGGTGACGATCTCCAGGTCCGCGACGGTCGGCGACTGGAAGTCCCGCTCCTGCACGAGTCGCCCGCCGACGACCGGTTTCTCGGTGAACCGCTCGGAGAAGCGGTCCACGCCCTCGCCGAGCGGGCCGACGTCGAGCACGCGGAGGTTCCCCTTCTCGCGGAGCACGTCGAGCGCGCTGTCGGTGTAGCCGGGCGCGACGACGACCTCCTTGAACGAGTCGGCGACCGCGGTCGCGGTGTCGGCGTCGCACTCGCGGTTCAGGGCGACGATGCCGCCGAACGCCGACTTCGCGTCGGTGCGGAGCGCGCGGTCGTACGCGTCCGCGAGGGTGTCGCTCGTCGCGCAGCCGGCGGGGTTGGTGTGCTTGATCACCGCGGCCGCGGGCTCCTCGAACTCCTTCACGAGGTTCAGCGCCGCGTCGGCGTCGTTGTAGTTGTTGTACCCCATCCCCTTCGCGCCGGGGTTCAACTGGTCGGCGCCGACGACGCTCGCCTCCTCGCAGCCGTCGTCCGCGTAGAGCGCGGCGTCCTGGTGCGGGTTCTCGCCGTAACGGAGCGTGTCGGCGCGCTCCTCGGAGGCGAACCGGCGCTCCGGGAAGTCGCCGCCGGCGTCGCCCTCGACGGTCACGCCGGTCACTTCGCCGACCGGTCCGTCCCCGTCGGCGTCCCCGTCCTCGCCGCCCTCGCGCTCGACCGTCACGCGGCCCTCGGCGAACCACCGGACCGCCCGCGGGTACGCCGTGAACTCCGCGTCGTGAAGCACCCGGTCTTTCAGCGAGTCCGCGTCGTCGTCGCCGTAGACGGGGACCGGCTCCTGCGTGACGATCGGGCCGTCGTCGATCTCCTCGGTGACGACGTGGACCGTACAGCCCGTCGTCCGGACGCCGGCGTCGAGCACCTGCTCGTGGGCGTCCATGCCCGGGAACGCCGGGAGCAGCGAGGGGTGGACGTTCAGCGTCGTCGGCGCCGCGTCGAGGAACTCGTCGGTGAGCACGCGCATGTACCCGTCGAGGCAGACCAGGTCGAAGTCGTAGTCGGCGAGCCGGTCTAAGATCCGTCGCTCGTGGGACGCGCGCGACTCGCCCTCCTCCCGCTCGACGACCTCGGTCGGGATACGTCGCTCCGTCGCGGCCTCCAACACGGGCGCCTGCTCTCGGTTCGTCAGGACAACGGACAGCTCCGCGCCGCCCGGCGCGACGTCGGCGATGTGTCTGAGGTTCCGCCCCCGGTTGCTCGCGAGTCCGGCGATCTTCATACGAGACTGGTCCGACCGATCGCGTATATCGATTGCGGTCCGTCCCGTCCGAGTATCCACGTTTACGGATAATATCCGCCACCCGGGCGGGGAAAGGCGATGAACCTATCCACGTCCGTGCGTCACGCCATCGACACGCTTTTGCTGGCTCCGGAGGCAGTCGCAAACATGACGGACCACGCCATCTCGGGCCTGTCGCGGTCGGACCCCCTCGCCGCCGTCTCGCCGCTGGACGGCCGATACGCCTCCCGCACCGCGCCGCTGTCGCCGTACGCGAGCGAGGCCGCGCTCATGCGCGCCCGGACCCGCGTCGAGGTCGAGTACCTGATCGAGCTGGCCGCGCTCGACGCGACCCCGATCGCGCTCGACGACGACGCCGAGGCGGGGCTGCGCGACGTCGTCGAGGAGTTCTCGGCCGAGGACGCGCGACTCATAAAGGCGCTCGAGGTCGAGGGCGCCGAGGGGTACGCCGCGACCAACCACGACGTGAAGGCGGTCGAGTACTTCCTCCGGGTGCGACTGGACGGGTTAGACGAGTCGGGAGCGATCGCCGACGCGGAGGCGCTGTACCCGTGGATCCACTTCGGGCTCACCAGCGAGGACGTCAACAACCTCGCGCACCGGCTCCTTCTCAAGCCCGCGGTGAGCGAAGTGCTCGTGCCCGCGGTCCGCGAGGTCCGGGACGCCCTCGTCGACCTCGCGCAGGAGCACCGGGAGACGCCGATGCTCGCGCGCACCCACGGCCAGCCCGCGACGCCGACGACGTTCGGCAAGGAGATGGCGGTGTACGCCTCGCGGCTCGGCCGCGCGCTCGGCCGCGTCGTCGTCGCGAACGGCGACCTCTCCGGGAAGCTGGCGGGCGCCTCGGGGGCGTACGCCGCCCACGACGCCGCCTACCCGGACGTCGACTGGCGGGCGTTCTCCCGGTCGTTCGTGCACGGCCTCGATCTGGAGCACACGCCGCTGGCGACGCAGGTGAACCCCTGCGACGACCTCGCGGCGCTGTTCGACGCGCTTCGCGGGGTCAACAACGTGCTCCTCGATCTGGACCTGGACGCGTGGCTCTACGTCTCCGACCGGTACCTCGGCCAGCGGGCGGTCGAGGGCGAGACCGGCTCCTCGACGATGCCGCACAAGGTGAACCCGATCGACTTCGAGAACAGCGAGGGGAACCTCTCGAAGGCGAACAGCGACCTCACCTTCCTCGGCGACTACGTGACGAGCTCGCGGCTCCAGCGCGACCTCTCCGACTCCACGGTCAAGCGCAACGTCGGCGCCGCCTTGGCGCACTGCCTCATCGGCTACGGGAAGGCCGAGAGCGGGCTCGCGAAGGTCGTCCCGAACGAGGCGGTGATGCGCGAGGAGCTGGCGGCGACCCCCGAGGTGATCGGCGAGGCCGTCCAGACGATCCTCCGGCGCGAGGGCGACACCGACGCCTACGAGCGCGTGAAGGAACTGACGCGGGGGCGGTCGGTGACGCTCGAGGACTTCCGCGAGCTGTTCGCCGACCTCGACGTCGACGAGGACGTGCGCGAGGAGCTGCGGGAGCTGACGCCGGCGGGATACGTCGGCGTCGCCGACGACCTCGTCGACGAGATCGACGAGTAGGCGCCTCCTCGCGAACGACCGCGAGGACACCCGGATCGGCGCCACAAGAGGTTTATCCGTCGCGTGAGCAGGTGCGGCCGATGCCCTCCGACAACGACGACGAGACCGAGTACTCCGTCTTCGGCAACGAACCGAGCGGCGAGTGGGCCGACGCGGAAGACGACGGTCGCGCGGACCCCGACTCGGCTCGAACCGAAGGACAGCACGAGTCGCTGGCGACCGGGGACGGCGACGGCTGCCCGAAGTGCGGTAGCGAGGAGACGGAGACCGACGAGATCGCGACGAGCGGGACCGGTCTCACCAAGATGTTCGACGTCCAGAACCGCGCGTTCGTCGTGGTCTCGTGCGCGAACTGCGGCTACTCGGAGCTTTATAAGGGACAGTCGAAGGGGAACGCCATCGACTTCTTCGTCGGCTGAGCGGGTCGCGGCGACGGCTTCCGGGGTCGAATCGCGACGATGCTCGGGACCGCTCCGTGTCGCGTCGAGCGACCGATTTATGTCGATAGCGCGACCGGTTTCGAGCGCGTATGGTCTCCCTCCGTCAGCCCTCCGGTATTCCGGTCGTCGGCGTCCTCGTCGACGGCCGAACGTACAGGCACCTGTTGTACCTCCTGCTCTCGGTCCCGCTCGGGTTCGTCTACTCGACGCTGTTCACGTTCGGCGTCGCGTTCGGGCTCCTCCTCTCCGTCGCCCTCGTCGGGGTCGTAATCCTGCTGGCGACCCTGATCGGCTCCCGACTGGTCGCCGGCTTCGAGCGGTGGCTCGCGAACGCGCTGCTCGGCACGGGGCTGTCCCGGCCCGACGATCTCGTCGACGCCCAAGGCGCGCTCGCGGGCGTCAAGAAGTACGTCGACGCCCGCTCGACGTGGGCGGGGCTCGGGTTCCTCTCGCTGAAGTTCTGGGTGAGCCTCTTCGCGTTCGTTCCCCTCGTCCTGTTGGCGAACGCGCTCCCGCTGGTCGCCGCGCCGCTCCGGTACCCGTACACGGCCGGCTTCGGCGAGGTCAACGGCGAACCCGTGACGTGGGCGATCGACACGCTCCCGGAGGCGCTGGTCGCGCTCCCGCTCGGGGTCGTCGGCGTTCTCCTCGCGCTCCACCTCACGAACCTCGTCGCCTACGCGGCCCGGCAGATGGCCGTCGCGCTGCTCGGCCGCCGAGAGACCGGGTCGGCTTCGGGACCGGAGGGCGACGGCGCGCCCGCCGGCGCCGGAGACGCGGGTGACGCCGACGGCGAGTTCGACTTCGTGGACGATCCAGCCCCCGCCGACCGCGACCCCGACAACCGCGAGCCCGACGACCGCGGCGACGACGACCGCGGCGACGACGGCGATTGAGTCGAGGACGCCCCCGAGCGACTTATTCGCGTGCGGGCGTCAGGGCGGATATGGCACCGACGCTGGTCAACGCCGCGTTCGGCGCGCTGCTCGGGGCCGCCCTGCTGGGCGCCGCTTTCGACCGGCGGTCCGTCGCGGTCGTCGTCGCGGCCGCGGTCCTCCCCGACCTCGACGCGGTCGCGAGCCTCGCGGTCCCGGGCGCGACGAACGCGCTCCTCCACGCCGTCTGGCTCCCCCTCACCGCCGGGGTCGTCCTCTACTGGGACACCCGGCTGCGCGACGCCTCGCGGCTCCGCGAGCGGGCCGGGTGGCGCGGCGTCCGGGTCGCGTGGGTCGCGCTCGCGGCGTTCCTCGTCGCCGGCGTCGGCCCGGACCTGTTCGGCAGCGAGGGTGTGAACCTGCTGTACCCGCTCGGCGACGCCTACTACCTCGTCAACGGCGGGTTCCTCTTCTCGACGGAGGACGGGATCGTCCAGACGTTCGTCTCGTTCGGCGCGGAGGGATCCGGGGTCCTCCCCCTGGAGACGCTCGGAACGACCGACTCGTACGCTATCCCGACGTTTATAAACCCCGACGGGCGGCCGGGGCTCTCGCTCGGCGCCGAGCGCGAACTGCACTTGGTCCGGACGGGGTGGCAGCTCGTCGTCGTCGCCGCCGCGGCCTCGCTGTTGGCGATCCGGTTCGGACGCGCGGGCCGGGAGAGCCGGGCGGAGTCGACCGGGGACTCCGCGGAGGTGAGCCGGTAGATGGTCTCGTCGGTCGTCCACGCCGGCTTCGCGCTGTTGCTCGCGGCCGGGCTGCTCGGCGAGTACTACGACCGGCGGGCGCTCGCCGTCGTGCTCGCGATCGTCGTGATCCCCGAGGCGGACAGCGTCCTCGGATTCGTTATGCCCGGAGCGCATCGGACGGTCGGACACAACCTCGTGTTGCCCGCGGCGGCGGCGGCGCTGCTCTACTACGACACCCGCCTCCGCGAGCGGTCCGCGCTCCGCGAGCGCCTCGCCGACCGGTGGATCGCGGTCGCGTGGGTCGGGCTGTTCGTCCACGTCTTCGCGCACGTCCCGCTCGACTGGGTCCACCTCGAGGGGGTGAACGTCTTCTGGCCGCTGCGGGACCGCTTCTACGTCCTCGACGGGGAGGTCCTGCTGTCGACCGCGGACGGGGTCGTCCAGACGTTCGTCGACCTGCGGGTCGACCCGGAGACCGGGAGCCGGACGGTGGACGCCGGCGGGGGCGGCACCACGGAGACCGTCCACGTCAACAACCCCGTCGAGCCGCGCGACCCCGACGAGGTGACCGACGAGCCGGTCGAGCGGATCTTCCCGGTTGCGAACGCCGGCTGGCGGCTCTACCTGGTCGGGACCGGGCTCTTCGCGCTGGCCGCGCGGCGGTTGCAGGATCGAGCGCCGCGGGAGGACGGGGCGTGAGATCGGTCGACCGCGAGCGAGGGCAACGGCTCAGGGCGGGGGTAAAATCCCCACATAGTATGGCCGGGGAGTGAATCCGATATAGCCCGTAGAAACGCCCGATGAGCCCTCGCTCACGCGACGACGAGCGCCTCGCCGGAGCGGATATCGCGGTCGTCGGCGCCGGGTTCGGCGGCCTCTCCGCGGCCGCGTACCTCGCCGACGCCGGCGCGGACGTGACGGTGTTCGAGCGCAACGAGCATCCGGGGGGGTACGCCGGCCGGATCGAGCGCGACGGCTTCCGGATCGACACCGGCCCCTCGTGGTACCTCATGCCGGAGGTGTTCGACCGCTTCTTCGAGCGGTTCGGGCGGTCGACCGACGAGTTCTACGAGCTGACCGAGCTCGACCCCCTCTACGAGGTCGTCTGGAAGGACGGCGACCGCGCGACGATGCCGGCCGACCGAGAGGGGCAGAAGGCGCTGTTCGAGTCGTACGAATCGGGCGCCGGCGACCGGCTCGACGCGTACCTCGACGACGCCGCGGAGGCGTACGAGCTCGGGATGGACCGGTTCGTCTACCCGAGCCGCTCGCGGCTCCGCGACATGGTCGACGCGGACGTGTTGCGGTCGGGGCGCGCGCTCCCGAAGCTCCGGACGATGGACGACCACGTCGGCGACTACTTCGACCACGAGAAGCTGCGGCAGATCGCGGAGTACAAGCTCGTCTTCCTCGGCGGGTCGCCGTACAACACGCCGGCGATCTACACGCTGATGAGTCACGTCGACATGAACCTCGGCGTCTACCATCCGACCGGGGGCATCGCGAGCGTCGTCGACGGGATGGCGGCGCTCGCGACCGACCTCGGCGCCGAGATCCGCACGGGGACGCCGGTGACCGCGATCGAGCCCTCGGTCGCGGCGGCGGGGCCGAAGTTCGAGGTGGGCGCCGGGGGGGCGAACGCGCGGTTCGACCGCGTCGTCGCGAACGCGGCGCCGCCCCACGTCGAGCGCGACCTCCTCCCTGACGAGTACGCGCGCCGGGAGGCGTACTGGGAGTCGCGGACGTACGCTCCCTCCGCGTTCCTCATGTACTTCGGCGTCGAGGGCGACGTCGACCTCGACCACCACGCGCTCGTGTTACCGACCGACTGGCGGCCCCACTTCGAGCGGATCTTCGACGACCCGGCGTGGCCCGAGGACCCGGCGTACTACGTCCACGTCCCCTCGAAGACGGACCCGGAGGCGGCACCCGAGGATCACGAGGCCGTGTTCGTCCTCGTTCCGCTGGCCCCCGGACTCGACGACGACCCCGAGACCCGCGAGCGCTTCCGCGACCTGGTGCTCGACGACCTGGCCGAGCACGCCGGCGTCGACTTCCGCGACCGGATCGTCTTCGAGGAGACCGCGTCAGTCTCCGACTTCCGCGAGCGGTTCAACGCCCCGCGGGGCACCGCGCTCGCGCTCTCGCACACGCTCGGGCAGACCGGGCCGCTCCGGCCGGCGCACCGGGCGCCGGGCGTCGAGGGGCTCTACTACGTCGGCGCGTACACGAACCCCGGGATCGGGATGCCGATGTGCCTGCTCAGCGGCGAGCACGTCGCCGAGGCCGTGATCGAGGACGCCGCCGGCGACGGCGTGCTCCCGTCCGTGGTGCCGACGTCGACGCTGCGGTGAAGGCGGGGATCACCCCCTGTCGTTCGGCCGTTCGACTGGCTCCTGCACGGCGGCCCAGTGCGTGATCGTCCCGTCGTCGCCGGGCAGCGGCCGAAGCGAGACGCGATTTAAAAACGGAGTCCCGTCGCGCCGGTGGTTCCACACCTCCACCGTCACCGGCTCCCAGATCGACACCGCCTCGCGGAGGGCGTCGACCGCGGCGTCGCCCGTCTTCGGTCCCTGCAGCAGTCGCGGGTTGCGGCCGCGAAGCTCCGCGAGCGAGTAGCCGGTGCGGTCGCGGAACGTCCGGTTCGCGTACAGGATCGGGGTGTCGCGGTACGCCGGCCCGCAGAGCGTGACCCCCAGCGGCGCGTCGTCGAGGAGCCGAACGCGCTCGATCAGGCGTCGGTCCCGGTCGGTGAGGTCGTCGGAGTCGGTCACCGCGGCGGGCGGGGCGGCCGCCGAGGGCGAGCGCGGGAGTCGATGGGGGTCGAGTCGAAGACGCTCTGCGGCGGCGGCCCGTTCGACGCCGTCTTCCGGGCCGTCACCGAGCGCCGCCCGGTGACCGGCGAGGAGGGCCCGAAGCGCGCCCCGGAGGTCGCCCTCGTCGCACGCGAGAACATCGAGAACATCCGATCTGCGGCTCACGGCACCCTCAGAAATCCCGCCCGGTCGGGGCGTCGGGGAGGTCGTACCGCTCCACCGGGAGCCCGAGCTCCTCGAGGGCGGCCTCCAAGTGTTCGGTCGCGACGTACTCGTCGCCGGCGGCGACGCGGGCCGCCTGCGCGTGAGCGAGCACCTCGCCCCTCCGGTCGTCCGGGAGGTCGAACTTGTCGGCGGCGAGCTCGATCACGAGCCCGTTGTGGTCGTGGGTGTACAGCGAGTGGAAGGCGCCGCGGTCGAACTCGCTCACCTCGTGGCCGGCGTCGAGCAGGCGCTCGCGGATCGTCGGGAGCTCCTCTGGCTCGACGCCGAACGCGAGGTGGTGGACCCCACCGATCCCCGGGTTCTGCGTCTCCGCGGAGTCCCGCGACTCGTCGACGAAGAAGGTGACCAACCGCCCGTCGCCCGCGTCGAAGAAGAGGTGTTCGACCGCCTCGCGGTCGAGGTTGGGCTGCCTGACGACGAGGGGCAGCCCGAGGACGTCGCGGTAGAAGGCGACCGTGTCGTCGGCGTTGCTCCCGATCAGGGTGACGTGGTCCCAGCCGGTCGCGTGCAGCACGCTATCCGGCCGCTCCGCCGTGACCTCGGGTGTCGACATACGGTGATCCACGTGCCCGTTCCTCATGAGCTTCTGGTAACACCGGTGTCAGCCGGAGCGCGCGGGGCGAGCGGAATCGGCGGTGACTAAAAGATCGATTTGGGGCTTCCGACTAGTTATTCCGGGCGGAGCGGAAGGCCGAGACATGCAAGCGAAGTCTCACGGATCGCAGCGCGCCGCGCCGTCGACGGAGACGTGTCCGCTCTCGGACGGCCGGACGCTCGCTTACGCCGTCGCCGGGGACGAGGACGGGACGCCGGTCGTCGCACACCACGGGACTCCGGGCTCCCGGCTGTTCGCGTCGCTCCTCGCCGACGCGGCCGCCGAGGCGGGCGTTCGGCTCGTGGTTCCGGACCGACCGGGGTACGGCCGCTCGTCGCCCCCGTCGGAAGACCGGAGCTGGCGCGACTGGCGGGGCGATCTCGCGGCGCTTCTGGACGCCGAATCGGTCGACCAGGCCGGTGTCGTGGGGTTCTCCGGCGGCGGCCCCTTCGCGCTCGCGGCCGGAGCGAACGACCGCGTGCGCCGCGTCGGACTGGTCAGCGCGGTCGTTCCGCCGGCCGACGTCGGCCTCGTGCGGCTGTCCCGGATCCCCCTCGCCGTCCGCGTCCTCTTCCGGCTGTCGAGCGCCTACGCGTCGGTCGCCGGCCCGGACGCGGTCGTCGGTCAGTACACCGACCGGGAGGTGTCGGCGGCGGTCTCGCAGGCGGTCGCCGCCGACTTTCACGAGGCCCTGCGGCGGGGAGCGCGGGCGGTCGCCCGAGAGAACCGGTGGTTCGGGAGCGAGTGGCCGGGGATCGGTCGGCCGTCGGCCGCCGTCCGCGCGTGGCACGGGACCCGCGACGAGAACGCGCCGCTGTCGGGCGTCCGGGACCTCGCGACCGATAGCGACGCGACCCTCGTCACCGCCGAGACCGACCACCTCGGGACGCTGCTCGACCGCCGAAGCGAGGTGTTGCGTTGGGCCGGCGACACGTAGCGGGACCGAGCGAACGCGAGAGACACGCCCCGATACTCGCAGTTGACACCTGAAGGACGGCGAGGGGAACGCGGACTCGCGGGGTCCCCATGAGCGAAGCGAGTGGGGGCAAGCGAGGGAACGAGTGAACGACCGAAGGGAGTGACGGAGTGGACTCGCGGGGGAAACGGTTAATCCCCCGCGGGAGCGACGGGAAGACATGCCCCGCTGGACGTGCGGAATCGGCGACTGCGACGCCGCCTTCGACGACGTAGAGTCGGCTATCGTCCACCAGACCGACGAACACCAGCGCCACGAGTGCAAGGTGTGCGGCACGATCGTCCCGGACGGCTACTTCGCGATCCGGCACGCGTTCGACGAGCACACCCGGGCCGAGTTCGTCCGCGCGTACGAGGCCGACTCCGCGGCCGTCCGGCGCCGCGAGGAGATCAAACGGGAGATCGAGCACGAGGCCGACCTCCAGCGCGTCGTCGACGAGCTGGACCGCGGCGTCTAGGCGATTCCTTCCTGCCGGTCCCGCCGACCGGCCGACCTACAGCACGCGCTTTCCGAACGCGCTCGCCGCCAGCTCCGTCGCGAGCTCGGCGGTCTCGTTGTGCTGGTCGAGCGTCGGGTTCACCTCGACGAGCTCCATCGACCGGAGGGAGTCGGCCTCGTCGACGATCTCCATCGCGCTGTGGGCCTCCCGGTAGGTGACCCCGCCGCGGACCGGCGTCCCGACGCCGGGCGCCTCCTTGGGGTCGAGCCAGTCGAGGTCGAGGCTGACGTGGACCCCGTCGACGCCCTCGCCCGCGGTCGCCATCGCCTCCTCGGTGACGTCGGTGATCCCGCGCTCGTCGATGTCGGACATCGTGTACGCCGCGAAGCCGCGGTCGCGGATGACCTCCACCTCCGCCGCGTCGACGGAGCGGAGCCCGACCAGGGCGACGTTCTCCGGGGAGAGCCCGGGCGCGTTCGCCCACTCGGAGCCCGCGAACTCGTCGAAGCCGAGCGCGGCCGCGAGCGGCATCCCGTGGACGTTTCCGGAGGGCGTCGTCGAGGGCGTGTTGAGGTCGGCGTGGGCGTCGAACCACACCGCGCCGATGTCCGCGTCGCGCGCGGACCCCGCGAGCGAGCCGATGGCGATGGAGTGGTCGCCGCCGAGCGCGAGCGGCACCGCCCCGTCGGCGAGCGTCCCGCCCACCTCGTCCGCGAGGCGCCGGCAGACGTCGGCCGTCTCCCGGAGGAACTTCGCCTTCCCCGCGCTCGGCGCGTCCGCGTCCGGGTCGCGCTCCTCCGCGCGTGGAACCGCGAGGTCGCCCGCGTCGACGACGTCGACGCTCGCGCTCGCGAGCTGGTCGGCGAGCCCGCCGTACCGGATGGCCGACGGCCCCATGTCCACGCCGCGTCGGTTCGCCCCGTAGTCGGTCGGCGCGCCGATGATCCTGACGGTGGTCATGTCAGCAGGCGCGGCGCCCCGACGCTTGAATGGTGGGGTCCCGCGGCGGCGACTCGGCGAGCGCGATCGCACACGGTTTTGTCGCCCCGTTCCAACCGGACGCCATGACCGGTTCCGATGGCGAGGCGGACGACGCGCCGCCCGAGTTCGATCCCGCCGACATCGACGGCAGCGACATCGAACCGATCGGCGCCATGATCGCCGTGGCGTTCACCGGGGCGGTGATCGGTCTCGTCGGCGCCGGGGTCGCGCTGTTCGTGAGCGACCTCGGACTGGCCCTGATCGGGGTCGGCGTCGTCGTCGCGCTCTCCAGCCCGTTCGCGTACCTCCGGCTGCGCAGACGGTACGAATATTGAGATTCTGCACGATCGTTTATAACGGCCTTCCACCGCATTTAAGCGGTGGCGCCGTCTATTCGGCTCCATGTCATCGATCGAGCTCACATCGAGTCAGAAAAGCATCCTCACGGCCCTCATCAACCTGTACGGGGAACAGGAAGACGCCGTCAAAGGCGAGGCGATCGCCGAGGAGGTCGACCGCAACCCCGGCACGATCCGCAACCAGATGCAGAGCCTGAAGGCGCTCCAGCTGGTCGAGG is drawn from Halorubrum sp. CBA1229 and contains these coding sequences:
- the purN gene encoding phosphoribosylglycinamide formyltransferase, with product MKIAGLASNRGRNLRHIADVAPGGAELSVVLTNREQAPVLEAATERRIPTEVVEREEGESRASHERRILDRLADYDFDLVCLDGYMRVLTDEFLDAAPTTLNVHPSLLPAFPGMDAHEQVLDAGVRTTGCTVHVVTEEIDDGPIVTQEPVPVYGDDDADSLKDRVLHDAEFTAYPRAVRWFAEGRVTVEREGGEDGDADGDGPVGEVTGVTVEGDAGGDFPERRFASEERADTLRYGENPHQDAALYADDGCEEASVVGADQLNPGAKGMGYNNYNDADAALNLVKEFEEPAAAVIKHTNPAGCATSDTLADAYDRALRTDAKSAFGGIVALNRECDADTATAVADSFKEVVVAPGYTDSALDVLREKGNLRVLDVGPLGEGVDRFSERFTEKPVVGGRLVQERDFQSPTVADLEIVTEREPTDEQLETMLFAWKTLKHVKSNGILFATGTETVGVGMGQVSRVDAVTLAAMKAEKDAEGKSAEGAVMASDAFFPFPDAVEEAAEAGIEAVIQPGGSVNDEDVIAAADEHDMAMAFTGSRCFRHD
- the purB gene encoding adenylosuccinate lyase, giving the protein MTDHAISGLSRSDPLAAVSPLDGRYASRTAPLSPYASEAALMRARTRVEVEYLIELAALDATPIALDDDAEAGLRDVVEEFSAEDARLIKALEVEGAEGYAATNHDVKAVEYFLRVRLDGLDESGAIADAEALYPWIHFGLTSEDVNNLAHRLLLKPAVSEVLVPAVREVRDALVDLAQEHRETPMLARTHGQPATPTTFGKEMAVYASRLGRALGRVVVANGDLSGKLAGASGAYAAHDAAYPDVDWRAFSRSFVHGLDLEHTPLATQVNPCDDLAALFDALRGVNNVLLDLDLDAWLYVSDRYLGQRAVEGETGSSTMPHKVNPIDFENSEGNLSKANSDLTFLGDYVTSSRLQRDLSDSTVKRNVGAALAHCLIGYGKAESGLAKVVPNEAVMREELAATPEVIGEAVQTILRREGDTDAYERVKELTRGRSVTLEDFRELFADLDVDEDVREELRELTPAGYVGVADDLVDEIDE
- a CDS encoding zinc ribbon domain-containing protein; the protein is MPSDNDDETEYSVFGNEPSGEWADAEDDGRADPDSARTEGQHESLATGDGDGCPKCGSEETETDEIATSGTGLTKMFDVQNRAFVVVSCANCGYSELYKGQSKGNAIDFFVG
- a CDS encoding sensor domain-containing protein yields the protein MVSLRQPSGIPVVGVLVDGRTYRHLLYLLLSVPLGFVYSTLFTFGVAFGLLLSVALVGVVILLATLIGSRLVAGFERWLANALLGTGLSRPDDLVDAQGALAGVKKYVDARSTWAGLGFLSLKFWVSLFAFVPLVLLANALPLVAAPLRYPYTAGFGEVNGEPVTWAIDTLPEALVALPLGVVGVLLALHLTNLVAYAARQMAVALLGRRETGSASGPEGDGAPAGAGDAGDADGEFDFVDDPAPADRDPDNREPDDRGDDDRGDDGD
- a CDS encoding metal-dependent hydrolase, which gives rise to MVSSVVHAGFALLLAAGLLGEYYDRRALAVVLAIVVIPEADSVLGFVMPGAHRTVGHNLVLPAAAAALLYYDTRLRERSALRERLADRWIAVAWVGLFVHVFAHVPLDWVHLEGVNVFWPLRDRFYVLDGEVLLSTADGVVQTFVDLRVDPETGSRTVDAGGGGTTETVHVNNPVEPRDPDEVTDEPVERIFPVANAGWRLYLVGTGLFALAARRLQDRAPREDGA
- the crtI gene encoding phytoene desaturase family protein is translated as MSPRSRDDERLAGADIAVVGAGFGGLSAAAYLADAGADVTVFERNEHPGGYAGRIERDGFRIDTGPSWYLMPEVFDRFFERFGRSTDEFYELTELDPLYEVVWKDGDRATMPADREGQKALFESYESGAGDRLDAYLDDAAEAYELGMDRFVYPSRSRLRDMVDADVLRSGRALPKLRTMDDHVGDYFDHEKLRQIAEYKLVFLGGSPYNTPAIYTLMSHVDMNLGVYHPTGGIASVVDGMAALATDLGAEIRTGTPVTAIEPSVAAAGPKFEVGAGGANARFDRVVANAAPPHVERDLLPDEYARREAYWESRTYAPSAFLMYFGVEGDVDLDHHALVLPTDWRPHFERIFDDPAWPEDPAYYVHVPSKTDPEAAPEDHEAVFVLVPLAPGLDDDPETRERFRDLVLDDLAEHAGVDFRDRIVFEETASVSDFRERFNAPRGTALALSHTLGQTGPLRPAHRAPGVEGLYYVGAYTNPGIGMPMCLLSGEHVAEAVIEDAAGDGVLPSVVPTSTLR
- a CDS encoding PAS domain-containing protein gives rise to the protein MSRRSDVLDVLACDEGDLRGALRALLAGHRAALGDGPEDGVERAAAAERLRLDPHRLPRSPSAAAPPAAVTDSDDLTDRDRRLIERVRLLDDAPLGVTLCGPAYRDTPILYANRTFRDRTGYSLAELRGRNPRLLQGPKTGDAAVDALREAVSIWEPVTVEVWNHRRDGTPFLNRVSLRPLPGDDGTITHWAAVQEPVERPNDRG
- a CDS encoding VOC family protein; the protein is MSTPEVTAERPDSVLHATGWDHVTLIGSNADDTVAFYRDVLGLPLVVRQPNLDREAVEHLFFDAGDGRLVTFFVDESRDSAETQNPGIGGVHHLAFGVEPEELPTIRERLLDAGHEVSEFDRGAFHSLYTHDHNGLVIELAADKFDLPDDRRGEVLAHAQAARVAAGDEYVATEHLEAALEELGLPVERYDLPDAPTGRDF
- a CDS encoding alpha/beta fold hydrolase gives rise to the protein MQAKSHGSQRAAPSTETCPLSDGRTLAYAVAGDEDGTPVVAHHGTPGSRLFASLLADAAAEAGVRLVVPDRPGYGRSSPPSEDRSWRDWRGDLAALLDAESVDQAGVVGFSGGGPFALAAGANDRVRRVGLVSAVVPPADVGLVRLSRIPLAVRVLFRLSSAYASVAGPDAVVGQYTDREVSAAVSQAVAADFHEALRRGARAVARENRWFGSEWPGIGRPSAAVRAWHGTRDENAPLSGVRDLATDSDATLVTAETDHLGTLLDRRSEVLRWAGDT